From Streptomyces sp. TLI_053, a single genomic window includes:
- a CDS encoding C40 family peptidase, translated as MARGFLPTLLLSLTALLGLLPAAAAAPVEPGGASTAAEPPGGGVPAGPGSAGGPGSADGPGSAGAPAEQAYPSAEEIDRSRAEADATAGSVAVIEAGLTAARAELDTAARTAEQAVEAHNGAQLALTRARAEESAAADRSAAAEAERSAAAEDAAALAAETYRQGTSAELSAINALLGARGPREAGDRAAVVGVASDRSRQILDAAVSTAAGAARAVAAARTAAEAAERAAAAVGAARERAEARLTDQQNQVAATGLKRERLLAELAAARHTTVELERQRREALEAIAAREAEAAARAAAEKAAAEREAAERAAAELAAAEKAAAERAAAAAAAASAAAASPAKTGPAAAAPPAGRPWSAENAASAVAFARARIGLPYIWGGEGPVGYDCSGLTMMAWREGGKRLNHFAADQYAQSTPVTYRQLRPGDLVFWSATGRAADIHHVGLYIGDDQMIEAPRAGMPIKQASLWIMGTPDFYARP; from the coding sequence GTGGCGCGCGGATTCCTGCCGACCCTCCTGTTGTCCCTCACCGCCCTGCTCGGGCTGCTTCCGGCCGCGGCGGCCGCCCCGGTGGAGCCGGGCGGGGCCAGCACGGCCGCCGAACCGCCGGGGGGCGGCGTTCCGGCCGGGCCCGGTTCCGCCGGTGGGCCCGGTTCCGCAGACGGGCCCGGTTCCGCCGGTGCTCCGGCGGAGCAGGCCTATCCCTCCGCCGAGGAGATCGACCGGTCCCGGGCCGAGGCCGACGCCACGGCCGGCTCGGTCGCCGTCATCGAGGCGGGCCTCACCGCCGCCAGGGCCGAACTCGACACCGCCGCCCGGACCGCCGAACAGGCCGTCGAGGCCCACAACGGCGCCCAGCTGGCCCTCACCCGGGCCAGGGCCGAGGAGTCCGCCGCCGCGGACCGGTCGGCGGCCGCCGAGGCGGAACGGTCCGCCGCCGCCGAGGACGCCGCGGCACTGGCCGCCGAGACGTACCGGCAGGGCACCAGCGCCGAGCTCTCCGCGATCAACGCCCTGCTCGGCGCACGCGGCCCGCGCGAGGCGGGGGACCGGGCCGCCGTGGTCGGGGTCGCCAGCGACCGTTCCCGGCAGATCCTCGACGCGGCCGTCTCCACGGCCGCCGGCGCCGCCCGGGCCGTCGCCGCCGCGCGCACCGCGGCCGAGGCCGCCGAACGGGCCGCCGCCGCGGTGGGCGCCGCCAGGGAACGGGCCGAGGCCAGGCTGACGGACCAGCAGAACCAGGTCGCGGCGACCGGCCTGAAACGCGAACGGCTGCTCGCGGAGCTGGCGGCCGCCCGCCACACCACGGTCGAACTGGAACGCCAACGGCGCGAGGCGCTGGAGGCCATCGCGGCCCGGGAGGCCGAGGCGGCGGCGCGCGCGGCGGCCGAGAAGGCCGCCGCCGAACGCGAGGCGGCGGAACGGGCCGCGGCCGAGCTGGCCGCGGCGGAGAAGGCGGCCGCCGAACGGGCCGCCGCCGCGGCCGCCGCCGCTTCGGCCGCTGCCGCCTCCCCCGCGAAGACCGGCCCGGCCGCGGCCGCACCCCCGGCCGGACGGCCCTGGTCCGCGGAGAACGCGGCCTCCGCCGTGGCCTTCGCCCGCGCCAGGATCGGCCTGCCCTACATCTGGGGCGGCGAGGGCCCGGTCGGCTACGACTGCTCCGGGCTGACCATGATGGCCTGGCGCGAGGGCGGCAAGCGGCTCAACCACTTCGCCGCCGACCAGTACGCGCAGTCCACCCCGGTCACCTACCGCCAGCTCCGCCCCGGCGACCTGGTCTTCTGGAGCGCCACCGGCCGGGCCGCCGACATCCACCACGTCGGCCTCTACATCGGCGACGACCAGATGATCGAGGCCCCCCGCGCCGGGATGCCGATCAAGCAGGCCAGCCTCTGGATCATGGGCACCCCGGACTTCTACGCCCGTCCCTGA
- a CDS encoding MFS transporter produces MTATTGRAGRREWIGLAVLLLPTLVLTMDMGVLFFAVPYISTTLAPSGTEQLWIMDMYSFLLAGLLITMGALGDRIGRRRLLMTGATGFIGASLLAAYADGAGQLIAARAALGIAGATVMPSTLALIRNMFHDPKQRQIALGAWGGILTTGATLGPVAGGLLLDHFWWGSVFLLAVPVMALVLVAAPVLLPEYRSPQRGGFDLLGAVLSMSAVLPLVYGVKTLAVEGWDPVAALAVPVGLLLAGAFYWRQRTAADPLLDLSLFRIRAFSGAITVNTVAMFAMMGFTLFTSQYLQLVKGMSPLTASLWSLVPSVGVGAAVGTSSALAGKVRPAAMMAGGFLIGATGFAMMTLVGADSPLALVLTAAGVLAAGTVGTMTLTAEMVVSAAPVERAGAASATSETAVELGSSLGIALLGAAGAAVYRSRLDGALPAGLDGEAARTAQDTLGGAVTVAAQLPGRLGSDLLVTARAAFTDGLHVAAVVGLVLAVGASLLAYRLMRHLPAAAPAAAETPEPATV; encoded by the coding sequence ATGACCGCCACCACCGGCCGCGCAGGCCGTCGCGAATGGATCGGCCTCGCCGTCCTCCTGCTCCCGACCCTCGTCCTGACCATGGACATGGGCGTCCTCTTCTTCGCCGTCCCCTACATCTCCACCACGCTGGCGCCGAGCGGCACCGAGCAGCTGTGGATCATGGACATGTACTCGTTCCTGCTGGCCGGGCTGCTCATCACGATGGGCGCGCTGGGCGACCGGATCGGCCGCCGTCGGCTGCTGATGACCGGCGCGACCGGCTTCATCGGCGCCTCGCTGCTCGCCGCCTACGCGGACGGTGCCGGCCAGCTGATCGCGGCCCGCGCGGCCCTGGGCATCGCCGGGGCCACCGTGATGCCCTCGACCCTCGCGCTGATCCGCAACATGTTCCACGACCCCAAGCAGCGTCAGATCGCGCTCGGCGCCTGGGGCGGCATCCTCACCACCGGCGCCACCCTCGGCCCGGTCGCGGGCGGCCTGCTGCTCGACCACTTCTGGTGGGGCTCGGTCTTCCTGCTCGCCGTCCCGGTGATGGCCCTGGTCCTGGTCGCCGCCCCGGTCCTGCTCCCCGAGTACCGCTCCCCGCAGCGCGGCGGCTTCGACCTGCTCGGCGCCGTCCTCTCGATGAGCGCCGTGCTGCCCCTGGTCTACGGCGTCAAGACGCTCGCGGTGGAGGGCTGGGACCCGGTCGCCGCGCTCGCCGTCCCGGTCGGCCTGCTCCTGGCCGGCGCGTTCTACTGGCGTCAGCGCACCGCCGCCGACCCGCTGCTCGACCTCTCGCTGTTCCGGATCCGCGCCTTCAGCGGGGCGATCACCGTCAACACCGTGGCGATGTTCGCGATGATGGGCTTCACCCTCTTCACCTCGCAGTACCTGCAGCTGGTCAAGGGCATGAGCCCGCTCACCGCCTCGCTCTGGTCGCTCGTCCCCAGCGTGGGTGTCGGCGCGGCCGTCGGCACCAGCTCGGCGCTCGCCGGGAAGGTCCGTCCGGCGGCGATGATGGCCGGCGGCTTCCTGATCGGCGCGACCGGCTTCGCGATGATGACCCTGGTCGGCGCGGACTCGCCGCTGGCGCTCGTCCTCACCGCGGCCGGGGTGCTGGCCGCCGGCACCGTCGGCACCATGACGCTCACCGCCGAGATGGTCGTCTCCGCCGCCCCGGTCGAGCGGGCCGGCGCCGCCTCCGCCACCTCCGAGACCGCCGTCGAGCTCGGCAGCTCCCTCGGCATCGCGCTGCTGGGCGCGGCCGGCGCCGCGGTCTACCGCTCCCGGCTGGACGGCGCCCTCCCGGCCGGTCTGGACGGCGAGGCCGCCCGCACCGCGCAGGACACCCTGGGCGGCGCCGTCACCGTCGCCGCCCAGCTGCCCGGCCGGCTCGGCAGCGACCTGCTCGTCACCGCCCGGGCCGCCTTCACCGACGGCCTGCACGTCGCCGCCGTGGTCGGCCTGGTGCTGGCGGTCGGCGCCTCCCTCCTCGCCTACCGCCTGATGCGCCACCTCCCCGCCGCCGCCCCGGCGGCCGCCGAGACCCCCGAGCCCGCCACCGTCTGA
- a CDS encoding TetR/AcrR family transcriptional regulator, translating to MGNREDLMAGAKQCLFEKGYARSTARDIATASGVSLAAIGYHFGSKEALLNAALIEATGEWGAVLAAVVARASEASEDPAERFVAVWDGVLGTIAEHRGLWASQFEVMLQADRVPELREALAGIQKEGRLGLSALFQGLPEVPDTEEELSRGIFYQALLVGLAGQWLATPELAPRGRDFLRGLELVGGSVLGPKDAPADVPAGVAADGPRWHGPTG from the coding sequence ATGGGAAATCGTGAGGACCTCATGGCCGGCGCCAAGCAATGCCTCTTCGAGAAGGGCTACGCGCGCAGTACCGCGCGGGACATCGCCACCGCCTCGGGCGTCAGCCTGGCGGCGATCGGCTACCACTTCGGCTCCAAGGAGGCGCTGCTCAACGCGGCGCTGATCGAGGCCACGGGGGAGTGGGGTGCCGTGCTGGCGGCGGTGGTGGCGCGGGCGAGCGAAGCGTCCGAGGATCCGGCGGAGCGCTTCGTCGCGGTCTGGGACGGTGTGCTCGGGACCATCGCCGAGCACCGCGGCCTCTGGGCCTCCCAGTTCGAGGTGATGCTGCAGGCGGACCGGGTGCCCGAGCTGCGGGAGGCGCTCGCCGGGATCCAGAAGGAGGGGCGGCTCGGGCTGTCGGCGCTGTTCCAGGGGCTGCCGGAGGTGCCGGACACCGAGGAGGAGCTGTCCCGGGGGATCTTCTACCAGGCGCTGCTGGTCGGCCTGGCCGGTCAGTGGCTGGCCACCCCCGAGCTGGCGCCCCGCGGGCGGGACTTCCTGCGCGGCCTCGAGCTGGTCGGCGGCTCGGTGCTGGGGCCGAAGGACGCTCCGGCGGACGTCCCGGCCGGCGTCGCGGCGGACGGCCCGCGGTGGCACGGGCCCACCGGCTGA
- a CDS encoding acyl-CoA dehydrogenase family protein: MRRTVFTEDHEAFRETIRDFIANEVVPVYEDWEAAGHPPRDFYRTLGALGVYGIEVPEEYGGAGESGFKYQAVVAEETARAGVGFGSSGVHTGLVLPYLLEYANEEQKARWLPGFVSGDIMTAIAMTEPGAGSDLAGISTTARLSEDGTHYVLNGAKTFITGGVLADLVLVVCRTSPYDPDNRRAGLSILCVDTASPGYTVGRKLQKIGLRSSDTAELAFADVKVPVENLLGEEGKAFGYLTHNLVQERLAIAVGAYAAAAAAVRFAVQYVKDRKVFGKTVAEFQNTKFTLADCESQVMAQQSMVDRALELYQNGGLTVADAAAAKLFCTESASVVIDKCLQLHGGYGYILEYPIARLYTDNRVFRIYGGTSEVMRSIVAKSLGL, translated from the coding sequence GTGCGCCGCACCGTGTTCACCGAGGACCACGAGGCCTTCCGCGAGACCATCCGCGACTTCATCGCCAACGAGGTCGTCCCCGTGTACGAGGACTGGGAGGCCGCCGGCCATCCGCCGCGCGACTTCTACCGCACGCTGGGCGCACTCGGTGTCTACGGCATCGAGGTGCCCGAGGAGTACGGCGGCGCGGGCGAGAGCGGCTTCAAGTACCAGGCGGTGGTGGCCGAGGAGACCGCGCGGGCCGGCGTCGGCTTCGGGTCCTCGGGTGTGCACACCGGCCTGGTGCTGCCCTATCTGCTGGAGTACGCCAACGAGGAGCAGAAGGCGCGCTGGCTGCCCGGCTTCGTCTCCGGCGACATCATGACCGCGATCGCGATGACCGAGCCGGGCGCCGGCTCCGACCTCGCCGGCATCTCCACCACCGCCCGGCTCTCCGAGGACGGCACCCACTACGTCCTCAACGGCGCCAAGACCTTCATCACCGGCGGCGTCCTCGCCGACCTGGTCCTGGTGGTCTGCCGGACCTCGCCGTACGACCCGGACAACCGCCGGGCCGGGCTCTCCATCCTCTGCGTGGACACCGCCTCCCCCGGCTACACGGTCGGCCGCAAGCTCCAGAAGATCGGTCTGCGCAGCTCGGACACCGCCGAACTGGCCTTCGCGGACGTCAAGGTCCCGGTGGAGAACCTGCTCGGCGAGGAGGGGAAGGCGTTCGGCTACCTGACCCACAACCTGGTGCAGGAACGGCTGGCGATCGCGGTCGGCGCGTACGCGGCCGCCGCGGCCGCGGTGCGGTTCGCGGTGCAGTACGTCAAGGACCGCAAGGTGTTCGGGAAGACGGTCGCCGAGTTCCAGAACACCAAGTTCACGCTGGCCGACTGCGAGTCGCAGGTGATGGCTCAGCAGTCGATGGTCGACCGCGCGCTGGAGCTGTACCAGAACGGTGGGCTGACGGTCGCGGACGCCGCGGCGGCGAAGCTGTTCTGCACCGAGTCGGCGTCCGTCGTGATCGACAAGTGCCTTCAGCTGCACGGAGGTTACGGCTACATCCTGGAGTACCCGATCGCCCGGCTCTACACCGACAACCGGGTCTTCCGGATCTACGGCGGCACCAGCGAGGTCATGCGCAGCATCGTCGCCAAGTCGCTCGGCCTGTAG
- a CDS encoding SMI1/KNR4 family protein: MTQTSDRRFPAALAAALAVPFDHDDGRGIDFEPFPAFRSAEDTTDWFRAWTGNTDSSGDDFRVFGQDGTGGYAAFWLVRPGRPLVDQPVVFLGSEGETAVLARDLGDFLWLLAGGFGPWEAATLYQPDWSPSPDQQLTAVAERFAPDRRQSPGAVIEAASREFPDFDDRIMALCR, encoded by the coding sequence GTGACGCAGACCAGTGATCGCCGGTTCCCCGCCGCGCTCGCCGCCGCACTGGCGGTCCCCTTCGACCACGACGACGGCAGGGGGATCGACTTCGAGCCCTTCCCGGCCTTCCGTTCCGCCGAGGACACCACCGACTGGTTCCGGGCCTGGACCGGCAACACGGACTCGAGCGGTGACGACTTCCGCGTGTTCGGCCAGGACGGCACGGGTGGATACGCGGCGTTCTGGCTGGTCCGCCCGGGTCGCCCGCTCGTCGACCAACCCGTCGTCTTCCTCGGCTCCGAGGGCGAGACCGCCGTACTGGCACGCGACCTGGGCGACTTCCTGTGGCTGCTCGCCGGCGGCTTCGGCCCCTGGGAGGCGGCCACCCTCTACCAGCCCGACTGGAGCCCGAGTCCCGACCAGCAGCTGACGGCCGTCGCGGAGCGCTTCGCCCCCGATCGGCGGCAGTCGCCCGGCGCCGTCATCGAGGCGGCGTCCCGGGAGTTCCCCGACTTCGACGACAGGATCATGGCGCTCTGTCGCTAG
- a CDS encoding threonine/serine exporter family protein, protein MPKRGRPGGGKKARGGRGGRSPRPRSGPAAEPRPLHPSAAPPTEGLLGHPAPVVEPTVEIPLLLPAPETRGLLAPEPEPRPEPEPEPEPGPEPRPEPRPGPGAPPVDEVPAAAVPADTGPAAPGRRRSVAEDTLTPEEWRAAGYTPPLGIPVGALSPGAPGEAPWPDRMRTLLRTPMSERPAFERTARELHPSVAAGRNVPRVLDLTLRIGELLLASGEAAEDVEAAMLGIAHAYRLDRCEPQVTFTLIGISHQPSLVEPPITADRVVRRRTSDYTRLNAVYELVADITAERVSVNDAYRRLAVIRRNRHPYPAWMLALNTGLLAGAATFLVGGRIDDKAWLVFLSAFVAAVLGDRLASLIARRGLPEFYQFVLAAMPAAASGIVLSFNDLGLRGSVVITGGLFALLPGRALVAAVQDGLTGFYITAAARLLEVIYLVAGIVIGVMLILYLGVGFQAKLKPDESLVGISYPPVQMVAALVLTCAFAMLLQTDRRSLALVTLNSGIGWASYGVLAYNAQLSPIVATGVAAGLVGLFGQLMARYRNGSALPYVTAAIGPLMPGSALYLGMLSFAQGHPSGGLVQITRAAAIALALAIGVNLGGEIARLFMKLPVGVERPSLAPVIPRRAAKRTRGF, encoded by the coding sequence GTGCCGAAGCGGGGCCGGCCGGGCGGCGGCAAGAAGGCCAGGGGCGGCCGGGGCGGCCGGTCGCCCCGGCCGCGGTCCGGGCCCGCCGCGGAGCCGCGCCCGCTCCACCCGTCCGCCGCGCCGCCCACCGAGGGTCTGCTCGGGCATCCCGCCCCGGTCGTCGAACCGACCGTGGAGATCCCGCTCCTGCTGCCCGCGCCCGAGACCAGGGGCCTGCTGGCGCCCGAGCCCGAACCCCGGCCCGAGCCCGAGCCCGAGCCCGAGCCCGGGCCCGAACCTCGGCCCGAGCCTCGGCCCGGGCCCGGGGCGCCGCCGGTCGACGAGGTACCGGCCGCAGCGGTACCGGCCGACACCGGACCGGCCGCCCCGGGCCGCCGCCGTTCGGTGGCCGAGGACACCCTCACCCCCGAGGAGTGGCGGGCCGCCGGCTACACCCCGCCGCTCGGCATCCCGGTCGGCGCGCTCAGCCCCGGCGCGCCCGGCGAGGCGCCCTGGCCGGACCGGATGCGCACCCTGCTGCGCACCCCGATGTCCGAGCGCCCGGCCTTCGAACGGACCGCCCGCGAGCTGCACCCCTCGGTCGCCGCCGGCCGCAACGTCCCGCGCGTCCTCGACCTGACCCTGCGCATCGGCGAACTGCTGCTGGCCAGCGGCGAGGCCGCCGAGGACGTCGAGGCGGCGATGCTCGGCATCGCGCACGCCTACCGGCTGGACCGCTGCGAACCGCAGGTCACCTTCACCCTGATCGGCATCTCGCACCAGCCCTCGCTGGTCGAGCCGCCGATCACCGCCGACCGGGTGGTGCGCCGCCGCACCTCCGACTACACCCGGCTGAACGCGGTGTACGAGCTGGTCGCGGACATCACCGCCGAGCGGGTGAGCGTCAACGACGCCTACCGCCGGCTCGCGGTGATCCGCCGCAACCGCCACCCGTACCCGGCCTGGATGCTCGCCCTGAACACCGGTCTGCTGGCCGGCGCGGCGACCTTCCTGGTCGGCGGGCGGATCGACGACAAGGCCTGGCTGGTCTTCCTCAGCGCCTTCGTCGCGGCCGTGCTCGGCGACCGGCTGGCCTCGCTGATCGCCCGTCGCGGGCTGCCGGAGTTCTACCAGTTCGTGCTGGCCGCGATGCCGGCCGCGGCCTCCGGCATCGTGCTCTCCTTCAACGACCTCGGACTGCGCGGCTCGGTGGTGATCACCGGTGGGCTGTTCGCGCTGCTGCCCGGACGCGCCCTGGTCGCCGCGGTGCAGGACGGTCTGACGGGTTTCTACATCACCGCCGCGGCCCGGCTGCTGGAAGTGATCTACCTGGTGGCGGGCATCGTCATCGGCGTGATGCTGATCCTCTACCTGGGGGTCGGCTTCCAGGCGAAGCTCAAGCCGGACGAGTCGCTGGTGGGGATCAGCTACCCGCCGGTCCAGATGGTCGCGGCGCTGGTGCTCACCTGCGCCTTCGCGATGCTGCTGCAGACCGACCGGCGCTCGCTGGCCCTGGTCACCCTGAACAGCGGCATCGGCTGGGCCAGCTACGGGGTGCTGGCCTACAACGCCCAGCTCTCGCCGATCGTCGCGACCGGTGTGGCGGCCGGCCTGGTCGGCCTGTTCGGCCAGCTGATGGCGCGCTACCGCAACGGCTCCGCACTGCCGTACGTCACCGCGGCGATCGGACCGCTGATGCCCGGTTCGGCGCTCTACCTCGGCATGCTGTCGTTCGCCCAGGGGCACCCCAGCGGCGGCCTGGTCCAGATCACCAGGGCGGCGGCGATCGCCCTGGCGCTGGCCATCGGGGTGAACCTGGGCGGGGAGATCGCCCGGCTCTTCATGAAGCTCCCGGTCGGGGTCGAGCGGCCGTCGCTCGCCCCGGTGATCCCGCGCCGGGCGGCCAAGCGCACTCGCGGTTTCTGA
- a CDS encoding cupin, whose amino-acid sequence MVDLEQLVAEHAARAAESPHGRSAHLVLHDGVLRQTVIALTAGTSLDEHNAPAAASLQVLRGRVSLTVAGRREELSAGQLQTVPQERHGLLAHLDSVVLLTAVTA is encoded by the coding sequence ATGGTCGATCTCGAACAGCTCGTCGCGGAGCACGCGGCCAGGGCCGCCGAGAGCCCGCACGGCCGCAGCGCCCATCTGGTGCTGCACGACGGGGTACTGCGGCAGACCGTGATCGCCCTGACCGCGGGCACCTCGCTCGACGAGCACAACGCCCCGGCCGCCGCCAGCCTCCAGGTACTGCGAGGACGGGTGTCGCTCACCGTCGCGGGGCGGCGCGAGGAGCTCTCGGCCGGTCAGCTGCAGACCGTCCCGCAGGAGCGGCACGGCCTGCTCGCCCACCTCGACTCGGTGGTGCTGCTGACGGCCGTCACCGCCTGA
- a CDS encoding VTT domain-containing protein, translating to MTSLALGPSWLDPTYLISTFGLIGILAIVFAESGLLIGFFLPGDSLLFTTGLLVAGGTYLHQPLWLVCALIVLAAVAGDQVGYLFGRKVGPGLFRRPDSRLFKQENVEKAAAFFDRHGPKAIVLARFVPIVRTFTPIVAGVSAMNYRVFVLFNVVGGVLWGAGVTVLGYFLGQIPFVRENIEAILIGIVLLSVVPVAVELLRARRSGRAAQAAGAGHPDRAAAPAAGAGGRHRAG from the coding sequence GTGACCAGCCTCGCCCTCGGCCCGTCCTGGCTCGATCCGACCTACCTGATCTCCACCTTCGGGCTGATCGGCATCCTGGCCATCGTCTTCGCCGAGTCGGGCCTGCTGATCGGCTTCTTCCTCCCGGGCGACTCGCTGCTCTTCACCACCGGTCTGCTGGTGGCCGGCGGCACCTACCTGCACCAGCCGCTCTGGCTGGTCTGCGCGCTGATCGTGCTGGCGGCGGTGGCCGGCGACCAGGTCGGCTACCTGTTCGGGCGGAAGGTCGGACCGGGCCTGTTCCGCCGCCCCGACTCCCGGCTGTTCAAGCAGGAGAACGTGGAGAAGGCGGCCGCCTTCTTCGACCGGCACGGCCCGAAGGCGATCGTGCTGGCCCGGTTCGTGCCGATCGTGCGCACCTTCACCCCGATCGTCGCCGGGGTGAGCGCGATGAACTACCGCGTCTTCGTCCTCTTCAACGTCGTCGGCGGCGTGCTCTGGGGCGCGGGCGTCACGGTGCTCGGCTACTTCCTCGGACAGATCCCGTTCGTCCGGGAGAACATCGAGGCGATCCTGATCGGCATCGTGCTGCTCTCGGTGGTCCCGGTGGCCGTCGAGCTGCTCCGCGCCCGGCGCTCCGGCCGGGCCGCGCAGGCCGCCGGGGCCGGGCACCCCGACCGCGCCGCGGCGCCCGCCGCCGGGGCCGGCGGCCGCCATCGCGCCGGGTAG